One genomic region from Thermoleptolyngbya sichuanensis A183 encodes:
- a CDS encoding MFS transporter: MKNSALWFVICLGVVSLCADATYEGARSITGAYLGSLGASGAVVGWVAGLGELIGYGFRLVIGYLSDRTRQYWRITTLGYCINTAVVPLLSLTTTWPAAAGLMIAERTGKAVRTPPRDVLLSHGAMQIGRGFGFGLHEAMDQIGAVGGPLMVAAMLTWQYGYRGGFAILVIPAVLGLLVLLVTQRIYPNPRDFEPPTPADLHTEGLPRRFWMYLGAIALVAAGYADFPLIAFHLQRTGVESTSQIPLLYALAMGVDAIAALLFGRWFDRVGLGSLMLAIALSLLFAPLVFLGSFQTAIWGMVLWGIGMGAQESIMKAAVAGIVPPQRRGSAFGIFNTGYGLAWFAGSALMGTLYDFSRPALVIFSVLIQALSLPVLFLVVRGARSS; the protein is encoded by the coding sequence ATGAAAAACTCTGCACTTTGGTTCGTAATTTGTTTGGGGGTAGTGAGTCTGTGCGCGGATGCGACCTACGAAGGGGCACGGAGCATCACGGGCGCGTATCTGGGCAGCCTGGGTGCAAGCGGCGCAGTGGTGGGCTGGGTGGCGGGGCTGGGCGAACTGATTGGCTACGGGTTTCGGCTGGTCATTGGCTATTTGAGCGATCGCACTCGGCAATATTGGCGCATCACCACGCTGGGCTACTGCATCAACACGGCCGTCGTACCGCTGCTGTCGCTGACCACCACCTGGCCCGCCGCCGCCGGATTGATGATCGCCGAACGCACAGGCAAGGCGGTTCGCACGCCGCCGCGAGATGTGCTGCTGTCCCACGGCGCGATGCAGATCGGGCGGGGATTTGGCTTTGGGCTGCACGAGGCGATGGATCAAATTGGGGCTGTGGGCGGGCCGCTGATGGTGGCGGCGATGCTGACTTGGCAGTATGGCTATCGCGGCGGCTTTGCGATTCTGGTGATTCCGGCGGTGCTGGGGCTGCTGGTGCTGCTGGTGACGCAGCGGATTTATCCGAATCCGAGGGACTTTGAGCCACCGACTCCGGCGGATTTGCACACGGAGGGGCTGCCGCGCCGCTTTTGGATGTATCTGGGGGCGATCGCCCTTGTCGCGGCGGGCTATGCCGACTTTCCGCTGATTGCCTTCCATCTGCAACGGACGGGTGTGGAATCTACCAGCCAGATTCCGCTGCTCTATGCGCTGGCGATGGGCGTGGATGCGATCGCCGCGCTGCTGTTTGGGCGCTGGTTTGACCGGGTGGGGCTAGGCAGCCTGATGCTGGCGATCGCCCTGTCGCTGCTGTTCGCGCCGCTGGTCTTTTTGGGCAGCTTCCAGACGGCAATCTGGGGGATGGTGCTGTGGGGTATTGGCATGGGCGCACAGGAATCCATCATGAAGGCAGCGGTTGCGGGCATCGTCCCACCCCAGCGACGCGGCTCGGCCTTCGGCATTTTCAACACGGGCTATGGGCTGGCGTGGTTTGCGGGCAGCGCCCTGATGGGTACGCTCTACGATTTTTCGCGGCCCGCCCTGGTGATTTTTTCCGTGCTGATTCAGGCCCTATCGCTGCCTGTTCTGTTCTTGGTTGTCCGGGGTGCGCGGTCGTCCTGA
- the pta gene encoding phosphate acetyltransferase, which translates to MLKNLYIAAIEPGNGKSLVLLGLMELLSKRVGRLGFFRPVIHAGDTPDNDIDLVRSRYAIAAPYNLQYALTHEEAQALLATGQTDTLLKRVVEAYKTLEAQCDFVVCEGVDATEIGSAFVDDFDAQVANLLAAPIALVSSGEGKTLEELISAVRTEREAFLNYGCAIAATFINRIAPEMREELGDRLQATWQTDDPVFLLPEEPRITKPTVAEVMHTLGGELVMGDESQLNRDVLGYKVAAMQLPNFLTHVQEGALVIAPGDRADIVLGCLTTMFAENYPKISGIALTGGLELAPSVRALLDGFRRSPLPIFAVATDTYETATRTSQVRAQLSPFNERKIAAALGLFESSVDLSKLEARIEVARSTRMTPLMFEYELIQQAKTMRQRIVLPEGADERILRASEILLQRNVVDVTLLGNRGQIQEAIAALGLHLDDATLIDPLESDWQEDFAQTYYALRKHKGITLEFAHDLMRDVSYFGTMMVYKGLADGMVSGALHTTAHTIRPALEFIRTQPGCSIVSSVFLMCLEDRVLVYGDCAVNPNPNPQQLADIAISSAETAALFGIEPLVAMLSYSTGDSGKGEDVDKVREAVRIAQSQRPDLQIEGPIQYDAAVDASVAKTKLPDSKVAGHATVFIFPDLNTGNNTYKAVQRSANAVAIGPVLQGLRKPVNDLSRGCTVPDIVNTVAITAIQAQRVQAAAGSVEPVDDRVGAGV; encoded by the coding sequence ATGCTTAAAAATCTCTACATTGCCGCAATCGAACCGGGCAACGGCAAGTCGCTGGTGCTGCTAGGGCTGATGGAACTGCTGTCGAAACGGGTGGGGCGGCTGGGCTTCTTTCGTCCGGTGATCCACGCGGGCGACACGCCGGACAACGATATTGACCTAGTGCGGAGCCGCTACGCCATTGCCGCGCCCTACAACCTGCAATATGCCCTCACCCATGAGGAAGCGCAGGCGCTATTAGCCACTGGCCAAACGGACACCCTGCTGAAACGGGTGGTGGAGGCTTACAAAACGCTGGAGGCGCAGTGCGATTTTGTCGTGTGCGAAGGCGTGGACGCGACGGAAATCGGCTCTGCCTTTGTGGATGATTTTGACGCGCAGGTGGCAAACTTGCTGGCGGCACCGATCGCCCTAGTATCGAGCGGCGAGGGCAAAACGCTAGAGGAACTGATCAGCGCAGTGCGGACAGAGCGGGAGGCGTTTTTGAACTATGGCTGTGCGATCGCCGCTACGTTCATCAACCGGATTGCGCCAGAGATGCGCGAGGAACTGGGCGATCGCCTCCAGGCTACATGGCAAACCGACGACCCTGTGTTCCTGCTGCCGGAGGAGCCGCGCATTACCAAACCCACGGTGGCCGAGGTGATGCATACCCTAGGTGGAGAACTCGTGATGGGCGACGAAAGCCAGCTTAACCGCGACGTGCTGGGCTACAAGGTAGCGGCGATGCAGTTGCCCAATTTCTTGACCCACGTGCAGGAAGGGGCGCTGGTGATTGCGCCGGGCGATCGCGCGGATATCGTGCTGGGCTGCCTGACGACCATGTTTGCCGAAAACTATCCCAAAATTTCGGGCATCGCGCTGACGGGCGGGCTGGAGCTAGCTCCGTCGGTGCGGGCACTGCTGGACGGTTTTCGGCGATCGCCCCTGCCCATCTTCGCCGTCGCCACCGATACCTACGAAACGGCCACCCGCACCAGCCAAGTTCGTGCCCAGCTTAGCCCATTCAACGAGCGCAAAATCGCTGCCGCCCTAGGGCTGTTTGAATCGTCGGTAGATTTGTCCAAGCTGGAAGCCCGCATTGAGGTGGCCCGCTCGACGCGCATGACCCCGCTGATGTTTGAATATGAACTGATCCAGCAGGCCAAGACGATGCGCCAGCGGATTGTGCTGCCGGAGGGAGCGGACGAGCGCATCCTGCGGGCCAGCGAAATCTTGCTGCAACGCAATGTGGTAGACGTGACGCTGCTGGGCAACCGGGGACAGATTCAGGAGGCGATCGCCGCCCTCGGACTCCATCTCGACGACGCAACGCTGATCGACCCGCTAGAATCCGACTGGCAGGAAGACTTTGCCCAGACCTACTACGCCCTGCGGAAGCACAAGGGGATCACGCTGGAATTTGCCCACGACCTGATGCGCGATGTTAGCTACTTTGGCACGATGATGGTCTACAAGGGACTGGCGGACGGCATGGTGTCGGGGGCGCTGCACACCACCGCCCACACGATCCGTCCCGCGCTGGAGTTTATCCGCACGCAGCCCGGTTGCTCCATCGTCTCCAGCGTCTTTCTCATGTGTCTGGAAGACCGGGTACTGGTCTATGGCGACTGCGCCGTGAACCCCAACCCCAACCCACAGCAGTTGGCCGACATTGCCATTAGCTCGGCGGAAACCGCTGCCTTGTTTGGCATCGAGCCGCTGGTGGCGATGCTATCTTACTCCACAGGCGATTCGGGCAAGGGCGAAGATGTGGACAAGGTGCGCGAAGCCGTCCGCATTGCCCAGAGCCAGCGCCCCGACTTGCAAATTGAAGGGCCGATTCAATATGACGCAGCGGTGGATGCCAGCGTCGCCAAAACCAAGCTGCCCGATAGCAAGGTCGCAGGCCACGCAACGGTATTTATCTTTCCTGACCTGAACACGGGCAACAATACGTACAAGGCCGTGCAGCGCTCTGCCAACGCCGTCGCCATCGGTCCCGTCCTCCAGGGTTTGCGAAAACCCGTCAACGACCTCAGCCGGGGCTGCACTGTGCCCGATATTGTCAACACCGTCGCCATCACCGCAATTCAGGCGCAGCGGGTGCAGGCGGCGGCTGGCAGTGTGGAACCTGTGGACGACAGGGTGGGGGCTGGCGTGTGA
- a CDS encoding dihydrofolate reductase family protein has product MKTQYYTATSLDGYIADANNSLEWLFQFGDPEDGSYPSFIQEVGAIAMGSTTYEWILNHDSPDNPNANPAQPAWSYTQPAWVFTTRTLPAIPGADIRFVKGDVRPVYEEMRAIAQDKNIWVVGGGDLAGQFYDHGLLDEIIVTIASVTLGSGAPLLPRQITTPPLKLVSATTYGTAFVELRYTVQRSADEV; this is encoded by the coding sequence ATGAAAACGCAGTATTACACCGCAACCAGCCTGGATGGCTACATCGCCGACGCAAACAATTCTTTGGAGTGGCTGTTTCAGTTTGGCGACCCAGAAGACGGCAGCTATCCCAGCTTTATTCAAGAAGTGGGGGCGATCGCTATGGGTTCTACCACCTACGAGTGGATTCTTAACCACGACAGCCCCGACAATCCCAACGCAAACCCGGCGCAGCCCGCCTGGAGCTACACGCAACCCGCCTGGGTATTTACCACGCGCACGCTGCCCGCGATTCCAGGCGCGGATATTCGCTTTGTGAAAGGCGACGTGCGCCCGGTGTATGAGGAAATGCGGGCGATCGCCCAAGACAAAAACATCTGGGTAGTGGGCGGCGGCGACCTGGCAGGGCAGTTTTATGACCACGGGCTATTGGATGAAATTATCGTGACCATTGCCTCGGTAACGCTGGGCAGCGGTGCGCCCCTGCTGCCACGCCAAATTACCACACCGCCACTCAAGCTGGTGTCTGCAACGACCTATGGCACGGCCTTTGTCGAACTGCGCTATACGGTGCAGCGAAGCGCCGATGAGGTCTAG
- a CDS encoding SH3 domain-containing protein, whose product MKYIMAFALGAMSVLGFATAASAETFTVECTSTSQLCDRTATLNFISDGPGTEYAVTLKAPSTHCSAVRYLVYSNDGQRRLLGRTTFLNAGESDYVFLGNNYARGSQSVLIGAEGWIGNCNTGRLHSWGVDANAYPVPR is encoded by the coding sequence ATGAAGTACATTATGGCCTTTGCTCTTGGTGCTATGAGCGTTTTGGGGTTCGCTACGGCTGCCTCTGCTGAAACCTTTACGGTTGAATGCACCTCTACTAGCCAACTCTGTGACCGCACGGCAACGCTGAACTTTATCTCGGATGGGCCAGGGACAGAGTATGCCGTTACGCTCAAGGCTCCGTCAACCCACTGTTCAGCCGTGAGATACCTGGTGTACTCCAATGATGGTCAGCGCCGCTTATTGGGTCGCACTACTTTCTTGAATGCAGGGGAATCAGATTATGTTTTCTTAGGCAACAACTATGCCCGTGGTTCCCAGAGTGTGCTGATTGGGGCGGAAGGCTGGATTGGAAACTGCAATACTGGCCGTCTACATTCCTGGGGAGTCGATGCCAACGCATACCCCGTACCGCGTTAA
- a CDS encoding HEAT repeat domain-containing protein — MNLASIKQQFPESASNIEALETLGLATRQPGWINTLDLDKAMTACWLLGKIGDDQDADAIADVLAGQRSELWVQAAASLSSIMTQRHLGPLLSILETSFDPAQRESVVYALSFQSDSKITPQVIRVLTDVATHRGEAPSVRAQALEGLGNQLSQELLTLHQELLTLYQEAVNAILTALDDSEAVIRFWACFAAGCLKSKEALSKLQFLAQNDKTFVDGWWTVSQEAEDAIALINRD, encoded by the coding sequence ATGAATCTTGCATCCATCAAACAACAATTTCCAGAGTCAGCCAGCAACATCGAAGCTCTTGAAACCTTGGGGCTTGCGACTCGCCAGCCTGGTTGGATCAACACCCTCGACCTAGACAAGGCAATGACCGCTTGTTGGCTACTTGGCAAGATAGGAGATGATCAAGATGCAGATGCGATCGCCGATGTGTTAGCGGGTCAACGCAGTGAATTATGGGTGCAGGCAGCGGCATCCCTGAGTTCAATCATGACTCAGAGGCACTTAGGGCCCCTGCTCTCGATTCTTGAAACGAGTTTTGATCCGGCACAGCGAGAAAGTGTTGTGTATGCTCTCTCTTTCCAATCAGACAGCAAGATTACCCCACAAGTGATTCGGGTATTGACTGACGTTGCAACTCATCGGGGTGAGGCTCCTTCTGTTCGAGCGCAAGCCCTAGAAGGACTGGGAAATCAACTTTCCCAGGAGTTACTAACTCTACATCAGGAGTTACTAACTCTGTATCAGGAAGCAGTGAACGCAATATTGACCGCACTTGATGACTCGGAAGCTGTTATTAGGTTTTGGGCCTGCTTTGCTGCGGGCTGTCTCAAAAGCAAGGAAGCATTGTCAAAGCTCCAATTCTTAGCTCAGAACGACAAGACCTTTGTGGACGGGTGGTGGACTGTGAGTCAGGAAGCTGAGGATGCCATTGCTTTAATCAATCGAGATTAA